Genomic segment of Rhinoraja longicauda isolate Sanriku21f chromosome 4, sRhiLon1.1, whole genome shotgun sequence:
TTGGCTATTGCCCCTTTCATCTATGCAAGTGCAGAGGCCAGTGCATCTGAACATACCTATCAACATGAAGGTCGAGTCTGTCGTCGCTGTCCTCCAGGGTTGTACATGAAGAGGCGCTGCACAAAGAGCCATGATACTATTTGTGCACCCTGCACAACAAACCATTACACGCAGTTCTGGAACTACATACACAAGTGCCAGTACTGCAATAACTTCTGCCAAGAAAATCAGTACGTCAAGTCTGAATGCAATCAATTCCACAACAGGGTGTGCGAATGCAAGGACGGATACTTCTGGAAATATGAATTTTGTATGAAGCAGAAAGAATGTCCTCAGGGATTCAGAGTTGCAGCTCCAGGTAAAATCTGTCAatgtcaacccccccccacctcctggtCTAAATTGGTTTACCATTCattctttccttctctcttttcGACCTATTCAGCTTCCCACTAAAACCTATGCTATTttcatccctttacctcccccctagacaccatccaaggaccaaacagccttttcaggtgaggaagaggttcacctgcacctcctcaaacctcatctattgtatccgctgttccagctgttgagaccaaacgcaggctcggcgatcatttcgctcaacaccttcgctcagtccgccttaaccaacctgatctcccggtgcctcagcacttcaactccccctcccactcccagtctgacctttctgtcatgggcctcctccattgtcatagtgaagcccagtgcaaattggaggaacagcatctcatatttcgcttgggcagtttacaccccagcggcatgaacattgacttctctaacttcaaagagttcctctgtccctctctatcccctccccttcccagttttcccactgtcttcctgtctcctactgcatcctatctttgtcccaccccttcccctgacatcagtctgaagggtctcgacccgaaacatcacccattccttctctcccaagatgctgcctgacccgctgagttactccagcactttgtgtctacccactaTTTTCATTTACTCGTTCCACATTATCACACATTGTGTAAAGACATTTCTGCTGAACTAGCTACTGAATATATTGGTGGCTATCCGGTTTTAATCTGCTATTGTAATACAACAACTTGTATTCATACTATGTGCTTAATATAGCAAAACAGCCCAAGACATTTTACAGCAGATGTTTTCAATATTTTTCAAAGCAAGGTTCATGAGTTATCTCTAAAATCGATCAAAGAAGTACCATTTACTCAAAACAGAATAAGATATCTTTATTCAGTCTGtttatctcagtctgaagaagggtctcgctcgacctgaaatgtaacccagttcttcactcctgagatgctgcctgacccgctgagcattttgtgcctctcccttcggtgtaaaccagcatctgcagttcctttctccacaacATTCCTTTACTGGTTCTTTTCCTAATATTTGATGTGGGGGAAGTGTCAAAGGGAGCATTTTAATGGAGAAAAGAGCAATATTGGAGCAAAAGGGATTAGGGAAGTGGGTGCCTTAGGCTGAAGGTGCAGCTGCCAATGAAGGAGCAATAACATTTGTAGTGCTCCCactgagggaagaaatgggtaacatttcatgtcgagacccttcttcagattggagttgctgccttacagcgaatgcagcgccggagacccgggttccatcccgactacgggcgctgtctgtacggagtttgtacgttctccccgtgacctgcgtgggttttctccgagagcttcagtttcctcacacactccaaagacatacaggtttgtaggttaattggcttggtaaatgtaaaaattgtccctagtgggtgtaggatagtgttaatgtgcggggatcgctggtcagcgtggacccggtgggccgaagagcctgtttccacgctgtatctctaaactaaactaaactaaaatggagaaGTGGGGATAATGTAATGCATTTGATGCAAGTTATTCGGCTAACGATggataaggaaagattgaaaaacaaGGGTGATAAAGTTACATAAAGCAGAATACTGAAAGACATCAGCAAGTCAAGTGAAAGGCAGAAAGTAaatgacaatgttttgggtcaagattctGCATCAGTCCAGGCGCTAAAGGTGCTGTTTAAACTGTTTAAACTGTAAGTCAGTAAGTACCGGGACAGTGGATAAATAGTGCATTACATCAGCAGTACGGCTGAAAATGATCTCAAATTTATGGATGGCAGAATTGGGAAGCCAGCCAGGTGTGCAAAGGTGTAGTGAAATGTGGATGagggcttaaccttgcactattggccatgacctgaGTATACTCGGGGTGACACTGAACAGTGAAGAAGCTGAAAAAACAAGGGGCAGAGTTGGGCAAAGTCGTAGAAATGGAAATAGACCATCGcagatagaaaacatagaaacatagaaaaataggtgcaggagtaggccattcagccctttgagccagcaccgccattcaatatgatcatggctgatcatctaaaatcagtagcccgttcctgctttctccccagatcccttgattcctttagcccgaaaacatccagtgaattggcctccactgccttttgtggctgtgaattccactgattcacaactccctgagtgaaaagtttttcctcatctcagtcgtaaatggcctatcccttagtcttaaactgtgacccctggttctggactcccccaacatcgtgaacatttttcctgcatctagcctatccaatctcttaagaatgttatatgtttcgaagagatcccctctcatttttctaaattccagtgaatacaagcccaatcgacccattctttcatcatatgtcagtcccgccatcccgggaattaacctggtgaacctacgctgcgctccctcaatagcaataatgtacttcctcaaattaggagaccaaaattgcacacaatactccaggtgcggtctcaccaaggctctgtacaactgcagtaggacctctttgctcctatactcaaatcctcccgcaatgaaggccaacatgccattaacgttcctcactgcctgctgtaccatcatatcatatcatatcatatatatacagccggaaacaggccttttcggacctccaagtccgtgccgcccagcgatccccgtacattaacactatcctacacccactagggacaatttttacatttacccagccaattaacctactttctTACAccattcttactttcagtgacagttgggcaaacacacccaggtctcgttgcacctcccattttctaaatatgacaccattcagataataacctgccttcctgttcttgccaccaaagtgtataacctcacatttagggTCAAATATAAGGCAAAGTACTAGAACTGTTGAGTGCAGGTTCAGAGCGTTGTGTAGATACGGATGGAGTCAGTAACTGGGGAACAGAATTTTGACATGAACTGAAAACAAtaatgtagaagggtctcgacccgaaacgtcacctattcctgctctccagagatgctgtttgttccactgagttactccagctttttgtgtctatcttcggtttaaaccagtttctCCCTAAACAGTAATTGTTAGTTTTGTTCATTCATAACTAGTTACTGGGAACACAATGTGCCAGTCAGAGTGTGTGGAGAGGTAAAAGAGGCACTGACAAGGTTACATTGTGAATCATCAGCAAACGTTGAACGTGACAGCGTTTACATTATGTCACCAGGGAAGTATATGAGTGAATCATGTGGGTGTGTAAAGGGCAGGGGCAGATTAACCTATCAAACCATTACTCAACTTTAAAAACTTCCTTTGGTTTTCTTTATCCTGAAAAACCCCCAATTTGCTCAGGAAATTCTGAGCTACTGCAaatgaagatgtctgaagaagggtctcgatccgaaatgtcacctatttcttttctgcggagatgccatctgacccgctgagttactccagctttttgtgtctatcttcagataaaGTCATAGTGTTTACATGGGATGCCATGTTTTGGCATTTCTAAATGGATCTTTTTTTTAAGCGAATTCTTCCTCCAAAATGATTTATTGGACATTTAATATTAGTTTCACTCTTACAGAAACAAAGGTTTTGCTCCATTATTTGATGTGAACTTTAAATTTCTGTGCGTATAATTTGATCACTTTCGTCCATTATCCAGGTACTCCACACAAAGATACAGTTTGTGCAAAGTGTGGTCCTGGTTTCTTCTCCTCCGTGAGTTCTGCCACGATGCAATGTCAGAGGCACACCAACTGCACCGAGCTGGGCTTGAAGCTGGATATAGTTGGCACCATGTGGCACGACAACTTGTGCAGCCCCTGCCAGCCCTCTGGCACTGAAGGTAATTCCAAAGATATCTTCCTCCTCCCTGTGAGCGTGGATGGAGCACAGGCAGCTGGGTTGAGCAACAAACTCCAGAGAAAATTCCAAGCCAAGGATTCCCTGCTTTTGTTTCACACAACAATTtgagtttcgtttttagtttttttttttgtttagttttagagctacagcacggaaacaggcccttcggcccaccaagtctgcattgaccagcgatcagcacacattaacactatcttacacacattagggacaatttacatttacaccaagccaattaacctacaaacctgtacgtttttggagtcttTGGACAGTTTAGACAGTTTCTCAAGATGATAATTAAGTGGGAGCACcttagcagcacggtggcacagcggtagagttgctgccttacgcgccagagacctgggttccatcctgaccataggtgctgtctgtatggcgtttgtacgttcttcctatgaccgc
This window contains:
- the LOC144593050 gene encoding tumor necrosis factor receptor superfamily member 11B-like — encoded protein: MTIVGWFFSLAIAPFIYASAEASASEHTYQHEGRVCRRCPPGLYMKRRCTKSHDTICAPCTTNHYTQFWNYIHKCQYCNNFCQENQYVKSECNQFHNRVCECKDGYFWKYEFCMKQKECPQGFRVAAPGTPHKDTVCAKCGPGFFSSVSSATMQCQRHTNCTELGLKLDIVGTMWHDNLCSPCQPSGTEEGISECEEALFNFVARQNIRQKKMLQLGKALTILTQADVTQIKNGEQQTRLLLKDWKMKRDVSISTEDLVKALREVKLNKIARKVINKFLKSGNYKHRNIET